Proteins from one Podospora pseudoanserina strain CBS 124.78 chromosome 1, whole genome shotgun sequence genomic window:
- the GIM5 gene encoding subunit of tubulin prefoldin (COG:O; BUSCO:EOG092655L0; EggNog:ENOG503P452) has protein sequence MASQGRQQGGEQISLDTLTAPQLSAVKKQLDEEVEHLSQSYAQLAAAQSKFKECLRVVKSGSETFDEKKPILVPLTNSLYVKGRMADPDKVIVDVGTGFYVEKDTKSAAEFYEAKVKELAANIQGLEGIVQAKTQNLRLVEEVLRQKVLAAGPAAGQAAQAS, from the exons ATGGCCAGCCAAGGAAGAcagcaaggaggagagcaaA TCTCCCTCGATACCCTCACAGCCCCCCAACTCTCGGCCGTGAAAAAGCAACTCGACGAAGAAGTCGAGCACCTCTCCCAATCTTACGCCCagctcgccgccgcccagTCCAAGTTCAAGGAGTGCCTCCGGGTCGTCAAGTCCGGCTCCGAGACCTTTGACGAGAAAAAGCCCATCCTCGTCCCCTTGACCAACTCCCTCTACGTCAAGGGCCGGATGGCCGACCCGGACAAGGTCATTGTTGATGTCGGGACTGGGTTTTACGTCGAAAAG GACACCAAGAGCGCGGCAGAGTTTTATGaggccaaggtcaaggagttGGCTGCGAATATTCAAGGACTGGAGGGCATCGTGCAGGCCAAGACTCAGAATTtgaggctggtggaggaag TTCTCAGACAAAAGGTCTTGGCTGCTGGACCAGCTGCTGGCCAGGCTGCTCAGGCGTCATGA
- a CDS encoding hypothetical protein (EggNog:ENOG503PI0G) — MDTIERKHFRLGIFLAPPSTIDVDPADFALRTKLELIGKDTLCDIKAINVDDTTTQISIHSPGTKAAQDAAQRVRKLLIEEADIKDMWRTNGLLCPSKSGADYSAIVFGRDRCAVVPSASAPTVSETTSGTHQAKYKAQLSDILDRAVGSLVRDPNKMQMRVRIGYLQRREIWNPEKRRYNSAEMERELEYAAFRDVINLSPYVPVDVVEALRVALINGDESLPAVVRESVDPDSEPEFSLYIVTPNLEIECMVEGVKAGRGRKPRIMPVCAYQRAKVYNEFSVLNACPDRGTDWELKISQEVSRREGRPRLPLTEDDMARLTKISQGTYAGGFPKISVSQEFIKKNKVTNIVGKVIWTLELSFKYSLEITVYHSFGTNTTKPPTTTTLLSIFSPDWDDHLGLPVTIPREWDKSFATQLLTSRDKTQVPYPLTQAGGDEHPLDEFLSWVSWVQEMLDNLLSAGAKGSNRVVS; from the exons ATCTTTCTCGCcccaccctccaccatcgATGTCGACCCGGCCGACTTTGCTCTACGCACAAAGTTGGAACTGATCGGCAAGGATACCTTGTGTGACATCAAGGCCATCAATGTCGACGACACGACCACCCAAATTTCCATACATTCACCTGGCACCAAGGCTGCGCAGGACGCTGCCCAGCGAGTGAGGAAACTACTCATCGAGGAAGCCGACATCAAAGACATGTGGAGAACCAATGGCCTACTGTGCCCATCCAAGTCAGGTGCAGATTACTCGGCCATCGTGTTTGGTCGTGATAGATGCGCTGTCGTCCCCTCAGCATCGGCCCCAACCGTCTCGGAAACCACCTCTGGGACTCATCAAGCCAAGTATAAGGCCCAGCTGTCTGATATTCTTGACCGGGCCGTCGGATCACTTGTCCGAGACCCAAACAAGATGCAGATGCGTGTCAGGATCGGCTACCTACAGCGACGTGAAATTTGGAACccagagaagaggaggtaCAACTCGGCCGAAATGGAGCGTGAGCTAGAGTATGCCGCCTTCCGCGACGTAATCAATCTTTCACCATA TGTTCCTGTCGATGTGGTTGAAGCCCTCAGAGTCGCCCTGATCAACGGGGATGAAAGTTTGCCAGCAGTAGTCCGAGAGAGCGTTGACCCCGACTCCGAACCTGAGTTCTCCCTATATATAGTCACGCCAAATTTGGAGATCGAGTGTATGGTAGAAGGCGTTAAGGCGGGCAGAGGCCGAAAGCCTAGAATCATGCCCGTGTGCGCCTATCAACGAGCCAAAGTCTACAACGAATTCTCAGTCCTCAATGCTTGTCCCGACAG AGGTACTGATTGGGAGTTGAAGATTTCCCAGGAGGTCAGCCGCAGGGAAGGCAGGCCCCGTCTACCTTTGACTGAAGATGACATGGCTAGGCTCACCAAGATCAGCCAAGGTACATATGCAGGTGGCTTCCCCAAGATTTCGGTGTCCCAAGAGttcatcaagaagaacaaggtGACGAACATTGTGGGCAAGGTCATCTGGACCCTGGAGCTGAGTTTCAAGTATAGCCTTGAGATTACGGTGTACCATTCGTTCGGAACGAACACAACGAAGCCTCCGACTACGACAACTCTGCTCTCCATATTCAGTCCTGACTGGGACGATCACCTCGGGCTCCCCGTTACGATTCCGCGGGAATGGGACAAGAGTTTTGCCACTCAACTCCTGACCTCGAGAGACAAGACCCAGGTCCCATACCCCTTGACGCAGGCTGGTGGCGATGAGCATCCATTGGATGAGTTTTTGTCGTGGGTATCGTGGGTGCAGGAGATGCTTGATAACCTGCTGAGTGCAGGGGCAAAGGGCTCGAACCGAGTCGTGTCCTGA